In Populus alba chromosome 1, ASM523922v2, whole genome shotgun sequence, a single window of DNA contains:
- the LOC118038637 gene encoding pectinesterase inhibitor — MKPITSFFLFSLTLSLSLSLLASVANADTNLIDKVCARTHNKNSCVAVFESNPDSKQADLKQLGIIALTLASSKATETSQYIKTLLLNKTLDPVIDQALSDCSDQYLDAIQQLGDASSDSLEDGTKDVRTSVKAAIAAAQSCENGFEESSGREILLSRNAIFRQLCNNVLVIHKLLEEK; from the coding sequence atgaagccCATTACAAgttttttcctgttttctttAACCCTCAGCCTCTCCCTTTCTCTCCTTGCATCTGTTGCCAATGCGGACACCAATCTAATCGACAAAGTATGCGCACGCACCCATAACAAGAATAGCTGTGTTGCAGTTTTTGAATCTAACCCTGACAGCAAACAAGCCGATTTGAAACAACTAGGCATAATCGCATTAACCCTTGCATCTTCAAAAGCAACAGAGACATCGCAGTACATCAAGACTCTGCTTCTTAACAAGACTTTGGACCCTGTCATTGATCAGGCCCTCTCCGACTGCTCGGACCAATACCTGGATGCCATCCAGCAACTCGGTGACGCATCGTCTGATTCGTTAGAGGACGGTACCAAAGACGTTCGTACTTCGGTGAAAGCAGCCATTGCTGCTGCACAATCATGTGAGAACGGGTTCGAGGAAAGTTCTGGCCGTGAAATTTTGCTGTCGAGAAATGCAATCTTCCGCCAATTATGCAACAATGTCTTGGTCATTCACAAACTCTTGGAAGAAAAGTGA
- the LOC118038636 gene encoding methanol O-anthraniloyltransferase, protein MAPSSSPVSFTVRHRDPELVVPAKPVPYEQKQLSDVDDQEALRYQIPFIMFYDSNSNPCMEGEDQVKIIRAALAEALVYYYPLAGRLKEGPDGKLLVDCSGEGVLFLEADADTTLELLGDTIQPPCPYLDQLLYNVPGSTGIVGCPLLLIQVTRLMCGGFVFAIRWSHIIADAVGMFKFLNTIAEMVPGATKPSFLPVWQRELLNARDPPRATYEHHEFDEVNDADYGTMNDDTIIVHKSFFFGHREMSSIRKHLPPHLRASSSFLVLTACLWKCRTIAMQLDPNEIVRVSYMVSASGKEGLKLPAGYYGNAFTFPVALSEAGLLCKNPLEYGLELVKEIKNRLSEEYTRSAIDLLVIKGKKQYRTVRDFVIADTTRVPFGEIDLGWGKPVYGGPAGAIKDVSFFAKFKNGEGDDGIVVQVSLPWQIMERFQKELAKMAGNSSNDQFCRNATEVTRSKL, encoded by the exons ATGGCACCATCTTCCTCTCCGGTATCATTCACGGTGAGACATAGGGATCCTGAACTGGTTGTGCCGGCAAAACCAGTCCCATATGAGCAAAAGCAGCTGTCAGATGTAGATGACCAAGAAGCCCTGCGTTATCAAATTCCATTCATCATGTTCTACGACAGTAATAGCAATCCTTGTATGGAAGGAGAAGACCAGGTGAAGATCATTCGAGCTGCCCTAGCAGAAGCACTAGTGTATTACTATCCCCTTGCTGGCAGGCTTAAAGAAGGGCCCGATGGCAAGCTTCTTGTGGATTGCTCAGGTGAAGGTGTCTTGTTTCTTGAGGCTGATGCTGACACCACGCTTGAACTGCTCGGGGACACCATTCAACCACCGTGCCCATATCTTGATCAACTTCTTTATAATGTTCCTGGCTCTACAGGAATCGTAGGATGCCCTCTGTTGCTGATCCAG GTGACGCGATTGATGTGTGGGGGGTTTGTCTTTGCAATACGTTGGAGCCACATCATTGCTGATGCAGTCGGTATGTTCAAGTTCTTGAACACAATTGCAGAGATGGTACCAGGTGCTACTAAACCATCGTTTCTCCCGGTGTGGCAAAGAGAACTATTAAATGCAAGAGACCCTCCACGGGCGACTTATGAACATCACGAATTCGATGAGGTCAATGACGCCGATTATGGCACCATGAATGATGACACAATCATTGTTCACAAGTCTTTCTTTTTCGGCCACAGAGAGATGAGTTCGATTCGGAAACATCTTCCACCACACCTTCGTGCGAGTTCTTCGTTTCTGGTATTAACTGCTTGTTTATGGAAATGCAGAACGATCGCAATGCAACTTGATCCTAACGAGATCGTTCGCGTATCGTACATGGTCAGTGCCAGTGGCAAGGAAGGCTTAAAACTGCCTGCTGGTTACTATGGGAATGCATTCACCTTCCCGGTCGCCCTCTCAGAGGCTGGATTGCTATGTAAAAATCCACTAGAGTATGGACTGGAGTTGGTGAAGGAGATCAAGAACAGATTGAGTGAAGAGTACACAAGGTCTGCTATAGACCTTTTGGTAATTAAGGGAAAGAAACAATATAGGACAGTCAGAGATTTTGTAATTGCTGATACAACGCGTGTGCCGTTTGGAGAGATCGATTTAGGCTGGGGAAAGCCAGTATATGGTGGTCCTGCAGGAGCCATTAAAGATGTTAGTTTCTTTGCTAAGTTTAAGAATGGTGAAGGAGATGATGGGATTGTAGTTCAAGTTTCATTGCCATGGCAAATCATGGAAAGGTTTCAAAAGGAGTTAGCAAAGATGGCAGGGAACTCTTCGAACGATCAGTTCTGCAGAAATGCCACAGAAGTCACACGTTCCAAGCTCTAG